In Geobacter anodireducens, a genomic segment contains:
- a CDS encoding hemolysin secretion protein D, producing MKRTLLIAAAVLLAAAVIAALLLRRNGTVDDIVRVSGNIEVTDVELGFKIPGTVRERLVDEGVMVGTGQVVARLDDDELRLEVAREERQAEALAAQLRELETGFRREEIAQADAAVKRAQADADRLEADFARQEALFGREVISRRDFDAAKAARDASQAQLHEVRARQELMHRGPRREQIDAARARFNQARESLDLARTRLSHATLAAPLSGLVLSKHVEPGEQVAAGTPIVTIGDLANTWLRAYIPETDLGRIKVGQKARIRNDTWPDRRYEGTITFISPEAEFTPKNVQTDKERVKLVYRIKIAIPNPNRELKPGMPADAEIITGSP from the coding sequence CGCGGCGGTTCTCCTGGCGGCGGCCGTGATTGCCGCCCTGCTCCTGCGCCGCAACGGCACTGTGGATGACATCGTCAGGGTTTCGGGCAACATCGAGGTCACCGATGTGGAACTGGGCTTCAAGATACCGGGCACGGTGCGCGAACGCCTGGTGGATGAAGGCGTGATGGTCGGGACGGGCCAGGTGGTAGCGCGGCTGGACGACGATGAACTGCGCCTTGAAGTGGCCCGGGAGGAACGGCAGGCAGAGGCGCTGGCGGCCCAGTTGCGCGAACTGGAAACCGGCTTCCGGCGGGAGGAAATCGCCCAGGCTGACGCAGCCGTCAAGCGGGCCCAGGCCGATGCCGACCGACTGGAGGCCGACTTTGCCCGTCAGGAGGCGCTCTTCGGGCGCGAGGTGATCTCCCGGCGCGATTTCGATGCGGCAAAGGCTGCCCGCGACGCGTCCCAGGCACAGTTGCACGAGGTCCGGGCCCGGCAGGAGCTCATGCACCGGGGACCCCGCCGCGAACAGATCGATGCCGCCCGCGCCCGCTTCAACCAGGCGCGCGAGTCCCTTGACCTGGCACGCACCCGCCTCTCCCACGCCACCCTGGCCGCCCCCCTGAGCGGGCTGGTTCTCTCGAAGCACGTGGAGCCGGGGGAACAGGTGGCGGCAGGCACCCCCATCGTCACGATCGGCGACCTGGCGAACACCTGGCTGCGGGCCTACATCCCGGAGACCGACCTGGGTCGGATCAAGGTGGGGCAGAAGGCGCGGATCAGAAACGATACCTGGCCCGATCGGCGCTACGAGGGGACCATCACCTTCATCTCGCCCGAGGCCGAGTTCACCCCCAAGAACGTTCAAACCGACAAGGAACGGGTCAAGCTCGTCTACCGCATCAAGATCGCCATCCCGAACCCGAACCGGGAGCTCAAGCCGGGGATGCCGGCCGATGCGGAGATCATCACCGGGAGCCCATGA